The DNA segment GTTTAAGGTTTGCTATTAATATTATATCCCAGAGGAATGATCgaacagttgaaaaaaaaaatctgcagactacttaataaaaaaaacaacctttaggTAGAATAGCacagtttacattacaaatatagaCTTTTCATAATCATAGTAAGTGATCAGTCGTAATAGAAGTCATTGTATAACTGCTCAATTATAATCATGTacagaaggaaagaagaaaaagaagatcagaaagacagaaaaaagagaaaaaaattatgcCAACTTATACTGGGGGTGTCAAAGTTCAgataaatatattaaaagaagCTCTCCACTACTTCTACAAGTTCTGCTCTAAAGAAAATGATTAAAATTGCCAAAACCATGTCAGTGAATTtctacaaaaactatttacaccCTAAATAACGTTTATTGCAATTGTATGTAGAAAGTACTTTTcagctccattttttttttttttttacattacaataaATCTTTTAAAGCTGTCAATTATTATGATGTTTGGGGTTTCATATAAATATAAGGTTGGACTCACACTGGAAAaattcaaaatcttaccaagtttatttttctcattgtcaaaatatcccatcacacttaaaataagacataatcatctaaagagtaacttttgagtgagctataagaacttgttttgagacagtagatcttgaaaatcatatttcaagaaatcttacttagatcattttcacttggtccattggtagattttttatttttttttgcttgaattaaccctttcatgcatgaattatgcggaccttagtcaagatatttttcctgagtgtttttattcctctttaggcatgaaaaaacaatgcaatttattttatttaaattttttttaggagttacaaaaatgtccattcagccggaccccatgcatttaacttttgaagcaaagaaacacgtatttaaaacctaatatcagaaagtgatatggaaaactatgcaataaaaacatttttaatgctgctcatcagatgttttcccacattttaacacactttaatattagttattatttatttcatggagataatatgtaaaaaaaaaaaaaaaaaaaaaaaaaagaccctgttttattgatttatactaaaacatggtactgcagatcaggtttatcaagaacagcatagttacagtaacggtatgaactgcactgtatgggatgatgtgtaagtgtccactgtattgactgataaaatccatgaatatacaagagaacagctgtagaatagctgtccactgtagtgactacggtgcatgaaagggttaaacaaaagaaTCTGccatggagcaagtgaaaattatcttgtaaggTGTGTCTATAGGATGCCAAAAAACAAATTGTTGATGGTATTGTCGCTAAATGACAGTAGATTGTTAAAAGCCTATGTAATAGTGATCATTTTTCAAGCAGGGAAAAGTCCATTAATCAGCCAATGTCATTCCCCAGTCCTGCTCCTCagacatttatttaatttttattttattttattttattttattttgctcacCAAATACATAGTATGGAGCTCAAACCCCatatcataacagaaaaaaagactGAGAATGCATTTTGTGTGTCTGAAATTAACTCTTTCCTtgcattaaaaattattttctatCAGTGTCAACCTCTGCTGATGTTGGTAGTTTGAAAAAATACTGTCTCTACTGTCTCATTTCTGTTTTCCCTCTTCTCTGTGCGTCCAGTTTCCTCCAGCTGCCATGGCTCAGGCCTCTTTCGCTCTAGATGAAGCCCGTCTCTGCTGCTCCATCTGTCTGGAGCTCTTTAAGGACCCGGTCACCATCCCATGTGGACACAGCTACTGTATGAGCTGCTTGACTGACCTGTGGGACCATGAACAGACCTGCAGCTGTCCACAGTGCAGGGCCTCCTTCAGCCCCAGACCCTCGCTGGGCAGGAACAACCTGCTGGTGGAGATGCTCCAGAGTTTCAGGGCTTTGAAGCTGAGCGCTGCTCCTTCTGCCCCACCTCTGTATCAGGAGGAGTACAGCTTTGAACACCCCACGTTTGATGTGTCCTCAGTTCAGCCTGAGAGGACTGACGGGGAGGTGAGTAGACAGCCTCTAACTCATATTTGATTCTCATAAAAGACGCGCATGTTCTTATTCCATATCATGTTGgtgtttcagaggctgctgggtGAGACACGGAGGCGTCTGGCTCAGCAAATCCAAGAGTGGGAGTCGGAACATCAGCATCTCAAACAGGCCATGCGCTCTTTTTCTGTAAGCAGAAAGAATAGTGAATGCATTTTATATTTAGCCTCTGTTTCCGATGCCCTGCAGTAAAAAGATACTGCCTCTGTTACAAATACAAAACGGAAGCATCACATTCAACCctaaaatgtcactttttattttatatttgtattttatttacacaCAGAAATGGAAACAGCACATAAAACATgtggttttacaaaaaaaaaatgtatgatggCGTGGTAGAAACCTGTCAAGGCTAAAATGAAAGTGCCACACAATAAAATGAGttaaccatgaatatacaaaataaCCAGACATTTTAAGTCACCATCCAGAAATGTTATGCTAAAATATAGTTAAAAAGATTAAAGAATAGAAAGTTAAGAGTGATTGCCAAATAAACTTTTACTttggtttttactttttaaaaaggtTTATTGTAAGTCAAATATTTTTGTCAGTGATACAAAGGGACCATTAACAGATCTATGAAAGTGGGATGAGGTGGGATGTAGCTAATATGCATGTATCAGTGTTTGTTAGGATTGCAGCGATGTATTGACCAATATTTGCTGATACTGGTGTTGACATAGAAGATGTCTTTTTACCAGTAAAGATGACAGATATTTGTCTGTCGTCCTATATTAAAAGCTTTTTCATAAATGTGTTTGAATCTGTGTCAGGACCAAAGACTCTAATATATTAACTAATGTTttatttataatgaagatttaTTTCTTCAGGAgtgataaataacaacaaaaacaagtaaattaACAGAACACTGGTATCAGCATCAGTTAACAGCTCTctgccaaaatgtcattttaaagatTTGTATTGGCTAAGACTTTTGCAGTTGGTGAATTAATGACAATGTCAATGCATGTTGCAGATTTTCATTATATCTTGTTAGttaaaacactgacaaaaataaactgaagACTTAATCCTGTGGGAATTTTGTGCAGCGTCTGGCAAAAACAGCGGTGAAGGACAGCAGCAGGCTTTTCTCTGAGCTGCTGGAGTTTGTGGAGCGCCGTCGTATAGAGATGAAGGAGATCATCCGAGCTCAGGAGAAAGCTGAACTCACTCGAGCTGAGAACCAGCTGCAGCGTCTGGAGCAGCGGATTTCAGAACTGAAGAGGAAAGACACTGAACTGGAGAAAGTATCACACACTCAGGACCAGTGCCTGATCACTCAGGTAAATATGCCACAGTATCTCAGACGCATGTGTATCACAAACTCAAATGGTCCAGTGTCACTATTGTTGATGTTAGTattggttgttttttctttgtttttgaagtAGACGTGTCAGTCTTTTGGTACCCTCCTGGCAGCAGGAGCACCCAACTCTCTGAAGGTGAATCCAAATATTTCCTTCGGTCCTGTGAGGAGGACTATCTCAGACCTGAAACAGCAGCTGGAGAGTCTGTATCAGAAAGAACTCCACAACGTCACCTCCACAGGTAACTTAGATTCATCACATCTGCTTTAAGTGTTGAGTCACATTTACAAATGAGttttattaacccatgaagacccagtgctacttttgtgtcagttcccaaatgaatttttctctctatttaatctttcataagtgatttatcaccatttattctaatattatcctctgtcagggttcctgcagggtcttaaaaagtcttaagtcttgaatttacaaatctgcatctattaccttaaaaaagtctttaaaagtgattaaatttgatatggtaggcctTAAGTtacgttgccataaacttgttggctttattgtgtttaaatgtgtctgggaaatgtccaagttgcaaataaagtaacgttagtcgactcagttccacccgttccaatccgacaatttatattaaaattaggaaccgattattgctaactttgccgcccccagtgagaaatgatcacagaagtgAGAAGTAACCatggggaagtgcaaatttaataatgcctggttggagaaaaagATCATTTTTGACCTGGTTGACGTGAGTTTTTCCTAAATTCAAGGAGTCACAAATtgttgccagtatggctgtgaaatgggcattaaattctgttctaagtagtcttaaaaaggtcttaaaaaatcttaaatttaacttgtagaaacctgtcagaactctgctctgtattttgcatttttcactctaaatcatgtattttcctctatttcattTCCTATTTTAAATTTAGATGTTCaggaaaactcagagtaaattcaaaggttattacatcaaaaagagaaaaaaacagaagaaaaagtcacattttcagcaaagatatcattaactgaacataaaccaagtgtgtccatccac comes from the Sphaeramia orbicularis chromosome 4, fSphaOr1.1, whole genome shotgun sequence genome and includes:
- the LOC115417965 gene encoding E3 ubiquitin/ISG15 ligase TRIM25-like encodes the protein MAQASFALDEARLCCSICLELFKDPVTIPCGHSYCMSCLTDLWDHEQTCSCPQCRASFSPRPSLGRNNLLVEMLQSFRALKLSAAPSAPPLYQEEYSFEHPTFDVSSVQPERTDGERLLGETRRRLAQQIQEWESEHQHLKQAMRSFSRLAKTAVKDSSRLFSELLEFVERRRIEMKEIIRAQEKAELTRAENQLQRLEQRISELKRKDTELEKVSHTQDQCLITQTCQSFGTLLAAGAPNSLKVNPNISFGPVRRTISDLKQQLESLYQKELHNVTSTVKSVKILQMQKTSKGACESASLPDLDSRSHLLQYFCPLSLDPFTAHKELLLTKGNRIVSRTGQLQSYPDHPERFDTWGQVLGHEGLQGRRYWEVEWEGTQVSVGVTYSSIGRKGSSNECRLGHNALSWSLKCSASSFAFCHGNEEQAVVMPSSAVSRRIGVFLDHDTGLLCFFTVTSSGVHLMLRLQISFTEALYPAVWLGSNSTVTFCTVE